A genomic region of Desulfonatronovibrio hydrogenovorans DSM 9292 contains the following coding sequences:
- a CDS encoding DUF192 domain-containing protein, which translates to MNEVNGLPRKEISIKGQSIVVEVARGGAVNHGLMFRETLPWDKGMLFVFEPPRRTAMWMENTFIPLSVAFICEDGYISNIKEMKPLTTDLHYSKGIAAYALEMNQGWFENNGINPGDQVDLNKIKAWE; encoded by the coding sequence ATGAATGAAGTGAATGGCCTGCCCAGAAAAGAGATCAGCATCAAGGGGCAGAGTATAGTGGTGGAAGTGGCCAGGGGGGGAGCTGTAAACCATGGGCTCATGTTTCGGGAGACTTTGCCCTGGGATAAGGGAATGCTTTTTGTTTTTGAGCCTCCCAGAAGGACTGCCATGTGGATGGAGAACACATTTATACCCCTGTCGGTGGCGTTTATCTGTGAGGATGGATACATATCAAATATTAAAGAGATGAAGCCACTGACCACTGATCTTCATTATTCAAAGGGAATTGCTGCCTACGCCCTGGAGATGAATCAGGGCTGGTTTGAAAATAATGGAATCAACCCTGGTGACCAGGTTGATCTGAACAAAATAAAGGCCTGGGAATGA